One segment of Drosophila ananassae strain 14024-0371.13 chromosome 3R, ASM1763931v2, whole genome shotgun sequence DNA contains the following:
- the LOC6502868 gene encoding uncharacterized protein LOC6502868 — protein MVLKFNWITQVFNQWNIQNISSKNNIKLDQLYVMGLKSSHDARFCPSVFYFKNLAIYEAEVFELYSPSLKITETKVHNMHGPEKLVIQFFSNIPMDSMIIRNYIRRTMNNITELRIISGHFNYKLTFFMGQNLFEGKSKLKKLEFHTLKVKGLTAESFNDLPILEDLVFEYIDLDDFKFFRSEVLRATLCYLKLVKINGFVNLKHFDRYIKLKIIEFNSRAFIPFKNLTAFICFQLNDFCYFTIGINNISCPPTCVCLYDRSSYKFSINCSWNYLLEVQPLPIPINGSTALLLKGNNLTQLPHISFPGYSVVNVLDVSYNKLTTLGISYLPYDLEYLDVRFNNLHTLSKDVIHYLIKIPFFYQFGNKWRPICEDMNLMFFFKRKSNTIQILGSKFNSIFENMIDINTKFNIKEQFQKSSLFYFANEDNIINRYPGNEILKALEYLHKNISYYFAEYDKILYDDLNASCPYRCFCCKVQSSKSFLINCENQNLTFYPELPYPIRNEATLILWINKISTIPNPTFSKGHDSIKYLYMANNSIVELPLQLIPKNILIMDLRNNLLSSLDDDVVEFLRNRKNVTLVHLSGNPWECKCGALSFLSFLREHEPLEYERVLEFSNITTGKCPKSCICCEEKSLPDPFVIDCSGRGLKDIPPLPLPLVGLTTLFFNENELEMLPNISHPGIENVARLFLDNNKLTFIEQLPKKLTYLDLSHNNISVLKEDIRNFLVKRIRSSQMMVRLSGNPWSCTCEERDFLKFVKGHGRNIIDSAVMICEESGYPLLEVEESDICPSALIYYASFTASFMMIILGINLLVIFRQPILIWFYEHEICLSMAARQELDLGKKFDAFLSFTHKDENLVEEFVERLENRSHKFRLCFYLRDWLVGESIPECINRSVKDSRRIIILMTNKFLKSTWGRLEFRLALHASEKDRCKRLIVVLYPDVENFDELDSELRAYMVLNTYLARDSPNFWNKLIYSMPHEKLRRQLLHELEEPRL, from the exons ATGGTTCTGAAATTCAATTGGATAACACAAGTGTTTAATCAATggaatattcaaaatatttcctCGAAAAACAATATTAAACTTGATCAATTATATGTAATGGGGCTAAAAAGTTCACATGATGCAAGATTTTGTCCCagtgtgttttattttaaaaatctggCCATTTATGAAGCTGAAGTGTTTGAATTGTATTCTCCATCCTTAAAAATaacagaaacaaaagttcataATATGCATGGACCGGAAAAGCTggttatacaatttttttctaatatcCCCATGGACTCAATGATTATAAGAAACTATATACGAAGAACCATGAACAATATAACAGAACTCAGAATAATTTCTGGTCATTTTAATTATAAGCTAACTTTTTTCATGGGACAGAATTTATTTGAAGGAAAGTCGAAATTAAAGAAACTGGAGTTTCATACATTAAAAGTCAAAGGCCTAACCGCCGAAAGCTTTAACGATTTACCAATTTTGGAAGATTTGGTTTTCGAATATATTGATTTAGacgattttaaattttttcg atCTGAGGTTTTGCGAGCAACTTTGtgttatttaaaattagttaAAATAAATGGATTTGTAAATTTAAAGCACTTTGACCggtatataaaattaaaaataattgaatttaatagtCGTGCATTTATACCGTTTAAAAATCTAACCGCTTTTATATGCTTCCAATTGAACGATTTCTGTTACTTTACGATTGGCATAAATAACATATCGTGCCCCCCGACGTGTGTGTGTCTATATGACCGAAGCTCTtataaattttcaataaattgcTCATGGAATTATTTGCTAGAGGTACAGCCTCTTCCAATTCCAATCAACGGAAGTACGGCACTATTACTTAAAGGCAACAATCTGACCCAGCTGCCACACATATCCTTCCCAGGATATAGTGTTGTAAATGTACTCGACGTGTCCTATAACAAACTAACTACTCTTGGAATAAGTTATTTGCCTTACGACTTGGAATATCTGGATGTTCGATTCAATAACCTGCATACTCTTAGTAAAGACGTTATCCACTATCTCATTAAAATTCCCTTTTTCTACCAATTCGGTAACAAATGGAGGCCCATTTGCGAGGATATGAATCTaatgtttttctttaaaagaaaatcaaaCACTATTCAAATACTTGGATCCAAATTTAACtcaatatttgaaaatatgatTGATATcaatacaaaatttaatattaaagaaCAGTTCCAAAAAAGCTCTTTATTCTATTTTGCCAATGAAGATAATATAATTAATCGTTATCCTggaaatgaaattttaaaagcACTCGAATACctccataaaaatatttcatattatttTGCTGAATATGACAAAATTTTATATGATGATTTAAATGCTTCGTGTCCTTATAGATGCTTTTGTTGCAAAGTGCAAAGCTCAAAAAGTTTTTTGATAAATTGTGAAAATCAGAATTTGACCTTTTACCCGGAGCTGCCATACCCAATTCGAAATGAGGCCACATTAATTCTTTGgattaataaaataagtaCTATTCCAAATCCAACCTTTTCTAAGGGCCACGactcaataaaatatttatatatggcCAATAATTCTATAGTAGAGCTTCCTTTACAGCTGATCCCCAAGAACATCTTAATAATGGACTTAAGAAATAATCTATTATCATCCCTCGATGACGATGTTGTTGAATTTCTCAGGAATCGAAAAAACGTCACACTGGTGCACCTGTCAGGAAATCCTTGGGAATGCAAGTGTGGGGCATTGTCTTTTTTATCCTTTCTTCGAGAACACGAGCCATTAGAGTACGAAAGAGTCCTAGAATTTAGCAACATCACCACCGGAAAATGTCCAAAATCGTGTATTTGCTGTGAGGAAAAATCACTCCCAGATCCTTTCGTTATTGACTGCAGTGGAAGAGGCCTAAAGGATATTCCCCCATTACCATTGCCGCTGGTGGGCCTTACAACTCTATTTTTCAACGAAAATGAACTCGAAATGCTGCCGAACATATCGCATCCAGGTATCGAAAATGTGGCACGTCTTTTCTTGGACAACAATAAGCTTACTTTCATCGAGCAATTACCTAAAAAACTCACCTATCTAGACCTAAGTCACAACAATATTTCCGTTCTGAAAGAAGATATACGTAACTTTCTAGTTAAAAGAATACGCTCTTCGCAAATGATGGTTCGTCTCTCAGGAAACCCATGGTCCTGCACTTGTGAAGAGAGAGACTTCTTGAAATTTGTCAAGGGACATGGCAGAAATATTATCGATTCTGCCGTGATGATTTGCGAAGAATCGGGATATCCCCTTCTTGAAGTAGAAGAAAGTGACATTTGTCCTTCGGCTCTAATTTATTATGCATCTTTTACCGCCTCCTTCATGATGATTATTTTGGGTATTAACCTTTTGGTCATCTTTAGGCAGCCCATTTTGATCTGGTTCTACGAACACGAAATTTGCCTCAGTATGGCTGCTCGGCAGGAGCTTGATTTGGGGAAAAAATTCGATGCCTTCCTGTCCTTTACCCACAAGGACGAGAACCTTGTTGAGGAGTTTGTGGAGCGTCTGGAAAACAGGAGCCATAAGTTCAGATTGTGTTTCTATCTCCGAGACTGGCTGGTGGGTGAGTCCATTCCCGAGTGCATTAACAGATCTGTAAAGGACTCCAGGCGTATCATTATCCTGATGACAAACAAGTTTCTGAAGTCCACCTGGGGTCGCCTCGAATTCCGATTGGCCCTGCACGCCTCGGAAAAAGATCGCTGCAAGCGGCTGATCGTTGTCCTCTATCCGGATGTGGAGAACTTTGATGAACTAGACAGCGAACTGAGAGCATATATGGTCCTGAATACCTATCTGGCCAGGGATAGCCCAAATTTCTGGAACAAACTCATCTACTCAATGCCCCACGAGAAACTGAGAAGGCAATTGCTACATGAATTAGAAGAACCAAGGTTATAA
- the LOC116656062 gene encoding protein toll-like, with protein MANNSIVELPLQLIPKNILIMDLRNNLLSSLDDDVVEFLRNRKNVTLVHLSGNPWECNCKALSFLSFLLEHEPLEYERVLEFSNITTGKCPESCICCEEKSLPDPFVIDCSGRGLKDIPPLPLPNVGLTTLFFNDNELEMLPNISHPGIENVARLFLDNNKLNFIEQLPKKLTYLDLSHNNISILKEDIRNFLVERIRSSQMMVRLSGNPWSCTCEERDFLKFVKGHGRNIIDSAVMICEESGYPLLEVEESDICPSALIYYASFTASFMMIILGINLLVIFRQPILIWFYEHEICLSMAARQELDLGKKFDAFLSFTHKDENLVEEFVERLENRSHKFRLCFYLRDWLVGESIPECINRSVKDSRRIIILMTNNFLKSTWGRLEFRLALHASKQDRCKRLIVVLYPDVENFDDLDSELRAYMVLNTYLARDCPNFWNKLIYSMPHEKLRRQVLHTIQEQRL; from the coding sequence ATGGCCAATAATTCTATAGTAGAGCTTCCTTTACAGCTGATCCCCAAGAACATCTTAATAATGGACTTAAGAAATAATCTATTATCATCCCTCGATGACGATGTTGTTGAATTTCTCAGGAATCGAAAAAACGTCACTCTGGTGCACCTGTCAGGAAATCCTTGGGAATGCAATTGTAAGGCATTGTCTTTTTTATCCTTTCTTCTAGAACACGAGCCATTAGAGTACGAAAGAGTCCTAGAATTTAGCAACATCACCACTGGAAAATGTCCAGAATCGTGTATTTGCTGTGAGGAAAAATCACTCCCAGATCCTTTCGTTATTGACTGCAGTGGAAGAGGCCTAAAGGATATTCCCCCATTACCATTGCCGAATGTGGGCCTTACAACTCTATTTTTCAACGATAATGAACTCGAAATGCTGCCGAACATATCGCATCCAGGTATCGAAAATGTGGCACGTCTTTTCTTGGACAACAATAAGCTTAATTTCATCGAGCAATTACCTAAAAAACTCACCTATCTAGACCTAAGTCACAACAATATTTCCATTCTGAAAGAAGATATACGTAACTTTCTAGTTGAACGAATACGCTCTTCGCAAATGATGGTTCGTCTCTCAGGAAACCCATGGTCCTGCACTTGTGAAGAGAGAGACTTCTTGAAATTTGTCAAGGGACATGGCAGAAATATTATCGATTCTGCCGTGATGATTTGCGAAGAATCAGGATATCCCCTTCTTGAAGTAGAAGAAAGTGACATTTGTCCTTCGGCTCTAATTTATTATGCATCTTTTACCGCCTCCTTCATGATGATTATTTTGGGTATTAACCTTTTGGTCATCTTTAGGCAGCCCATTTTGATCTGGTTCTACGAACACGAAATTTGCCTCAGTATGGCTGCTCGGCAGGAGCTTGATTTGGGGAAAAAATTCGATGCCTTCCTGTCCTTTACCCACAAGGACGAGAACCTTGTTGAGGAGTTTGTGGAGCGTCTGGAAAACAGGAGCCATAAGTTCAGGTTGTGTTTCTATCTCCGAGACTGGCTGGTGGGTGAGTCGATTCCCGAGTGCATTAACAGATCTGTAAAGGACTCCAGGCGTATCATTATCCTGATGACAAACAACTTTCTGAAGTCCACCTGGGGTCGCCTCGAATTCCGATTGGCCCTGCACGCCTCGAAACAGGATCGCTGCAAGCGGCTGATCGTTGTCCTCTATCCGGATGTGGAGAACTTTGATGACCTAGACAGCGAACTGAGGGCATATATGGTGCTGAATACCTATCTGGCCAGGGATTGTCCAAATTTCTGGAACAAGCTCATCTACTCAATGCCCCACGAGAAGTTGAGGAGGCAGGTGCTGCATACAATACAAGAGCAAaggctataa
- the LOC6504740 gene encoding esterase B1 — MSVEYDQVSPVVETTHGKVRGTLLNALYGEEFYGFDGIPYGEPPLGPLRFKDPRERKPWIGIRDCSQPQSKCIQVSSYTKQVEGSEDCLYLNISVKKLESKFPLPILVYIHGGQHKGGDSSRRAWGPDYFMKEDVIFISIGHRLGPFGFLTFANPSLEIPGNAGLKDIILALRWIKKNVKNFSTFLVHLSSSTS; from the exons ATGTCTGTTGAGTA TGATCAAGTTTCGCCAGTTGTGGAAACCACCCACGGAAAAGTACGTGGAACTCTTTTAAATGCTCTTTATGGCGAAGAATTTTATGGTTTTGATGGAATCCCCTATGGAGAGCCTCCTCTGGGACCCCTACGATTCAAAGACCCTCGTGAAAGAAAACCCTGGATCGGAATTCGTGATTGTTCCCAGCCCCAAAGTAAATGCATCCAAGTTAGTTCGTACACAAAACAAGTGGAAGGGTCAGAAGATTGTCTATACCTTAATATTTCTGTAAAGAAG CTAGAATCCAAGTTTCCTTTACCTATACTGGTCTACATACATGGAGGTCAACACAAAGGTGGCGATTCTTCAAGACGAGCTTGGGGCCCCGACTATTTTATGAAAGAAGATGTCATATTTATTTCCATAGGCCATCGTCTGGGGCCTTTTG gattcCTAACCTTTGCAAATCCTTCTTTGGAGATTCCTGGCAATGCAGGACTGAAGGACATTATTTTGGCTCTGCGTTGGATAAagaaaaatgtcaaaaatttTAGTACATTCTTAGTACATCTTAGTAGTAGTACATCTTAG